From Cellulosimicrobium sp. ES-005, one genomic window encodes:
- a CDS encoding MMPL family transporter, producing the protein MAELLYRLGRACARRARTVLAAWLAVLVLAGAAFVAFGGSLASSFSIPGTPTAEVTERLQTALPEASGGSGTVVFATEDGSAFTPEQEAAISDRLAAAEEVDGVETAVDPFATQAELADQRQQVEDGRTQIEAGRTQLEDGRTQLAAGQEQLDAARTQLDEGQAQLDAARAQAQAAGALDQVAPQLDAQQAELDAGRAELDAQAAALDKQMTALEDQSTTLEEQSAQLEASAPLLEMASEIRMVSEDGSAAVASVAFTEPNMSIEQQTKDDLVAVFTDDPVEGVQTDFSSDITQGVPQVFGVGEAIGLVVAAIVLVVMLGTLVGAGLPILTALIGVGIGALAAMSLSGVVEMSSVTPVLGLMLGLAVGIDYSLFIVNRHRRQLKQGDDVQESIALANGTSGNAVVFAGATVLIALLALNVTGIPFLGLMGTVGALCVAIAVLIAVTLTPALLSMIGTRILSRRERAALAGTQTPGEPGAATDAAPSGTTALDGTKPVRPMSTLRAVGTAILAVVALGVIALPALDLRTNLPDGSSEAHDSTQYRAYSTIAEQFGEGTNGPLLVVADLPGEPTEAEALEYQVQVARSLFALDDVVAVAPIGTSADRTVAAFQVIPAEGPTSASTEELVHALRDVEAPDGTASLGVAGSASGNIDISDKLAQALPIYLAVVVGLSLVILVLVFRSIFVPVVATLGFILSYFAALGGVVAIYQWGWLSGVFGVETPGPILNFLPTILVGILFGLAMDYQLFLGSGMREAYAHGAPARVAIVQGVRAGRAVVTAAAIIMISVFGGFVFSHSAMIRPIGFALAFGVLVDAFVVRMLLVPALMHLVGDKAWWLPRWLDRILPDVDVEGAALERRHPHHETPVDSPEPARS; encoded by the coding sequence ATGGCTGAACTCCTCTACCGCCTCGGGCGCGCGTGCGCGCGCCGGGCGCGGACCGTCCTCGCCGCGTGGCTCGCGGTGCTCGTGCTGGCCGGCGCGGCGTTCGTCGCGTTCGGCGGCTCGCTCGCGAGCAGCTTCTCCATCCCCGGCACCCCGACCGCCGAGGTGACGGAGCGCCTGCAGACGGCGCTCCCGGAGGCATCGGGCGGGAGCGGCACCGTCGTCTTCGCCACGGAGGACGGCTCGGCGTTCACGCCCGAGCAGGAGGCGGCGATCTCCGACCGCCTCGCCGCGGCCGAGGAGGTCGACGGCGTCGAGACGGCCGTCGACCCGTTCGCCACGCAGGCCGAGCTCGCGGACCAGCGTCAGCAGGTCGAGGACGGCCGCACCCAGATCGAGGCCGGGCGCACGCAGCTCGAGGACGGTCGCACGCAGCTCGCCGCGGGCCAGGAGCAGCTCGACGCCGCGCGGACCCAGCTCGACGAGGGCCAGGCCCAGCTCGACGCGGCACGCGCGCAGGCCCAGGCCGCGGGCGCGCTCGACCAGGTGGCGCCCCAGCTCGACGCGCAGCAGGCCGAGCTCGACGCCGGGCGCGCCGAGCTCGACGCCCAGGCCGCGGCGCTCGACAAGCAAATGACCGCGCTGGAGGACCAGAGCACGACGCTCGAGGAGCAGTCCGCCCAGCTCGAGGCCTCCGCGCCGCTGCTCGAGATGGCGTCGGAGATCCGCATGGTGTCCGAGGACGGGAGCGCCGCCGTCGCGAGCGTCGCGTTCACCGAGCCGAACATGAGCATCGAGCAGCAGACCAAGGACGACCTCGTCGCGGTCTTCACCGACGACCCGGTCGAGGGTGTCCAGACGGACTTCTCGTCCGACATCACGCAGGGCGTCCCCCAGGTCTTCGGCGTCGGCGAGGCGATCGGCCTCGTCGTCGCGGCGATCGTGCTGGTCGTCATGCTCGGCACGCTCGTCGGCGCCGGGCTCCCGATCCTCACCGCGCTCATCGGGGTCGGCATCGGTGCGCTCGCCGCGATGTCGCTCTCCGGCGTGGTCGAGATGTCGTCGGTGACCCCCGTGCTCGGCCTGATGCTCGGGCTCGCGGTCGGGATCGACTACTCGCTGTTCATCGTCAACCGGCACCGCCGCCAGCTCAAGCAGGGCGACGACGTCCAGGAGTCGATCGCGCTCGCGAACGGCACGTCGGGCAACGCCGTGGTGTTCGCCGGCGCCACGGTGCTCATCGCACTCCTCGCGCTCAACGTCACCGGCATCCCGTTCCTCGGCCTCATGGGGACCGTCGGCGCGCTCTGCGTCGCGATCGCCGTGCTCATCGCCGTCACCCTCACGCCCGCCCTGCTGAGCATGATCGGGACGCGCATCCTCAGCCGCCGCGAGCGCGCCGCGCTCGCCGGGACCCAGACTCCGGGCGAGCCGGGCGCCGCGACCGACGCCGCGCCGTCGGGCACGACCGCTCTGGACGGGACGAAGCCCGTCCGCCCGATGTCCACGCTGCGCGCCGTGGGCACGGCGATCCTCGCCGTCGTGGCGCTCGGGGTGATCGCGCTCCCCGCGCTCGACCTGCGGACCAACCTGCCCGACGGGTCGTCGGAGGCGCACGACTCCACGCAGTACCGCGCGTACTCGACGATCGCCGAGCAGTTCGGCGAGGGCACCAACGGCCCGCTGCTCGTCGTCGCCGACCTCCCGGGCGAGCCCACCGAGGCGGAGGCGCTGGAGTACCAGGTGCAGGTCGCGCGGTCGCTCTTCGCGCTCGACGACGTCGTCGCGGTCGCCCCGATCGGGACCTCCGCGGACCGCACCGTCGCCGCGTTCCAGGTGATCCCCGCCGAGGGGCCCACGAGCGCGTCGACGGAGGAGCTCGTGCACGCGCTGCGCGACGTCGAGGCCCCCGATGGCACGGCGTCGCTGGGCGTCGCCGGCTCGGCCAGCGGCAACATCGACATCTCCGACAAGCTCGCGCAGGCGCTGCCGATCTACCTCGCGGTCGTCGTCGGGCTGTCGCTCGTCATCCTCGTGCTGGTGTTCCGGTCGATCTTCGTGCCGGTCGTCGCGACGCTCGGGTTCATCCTGTCCTACTTCGCCGCGCTCGGCGGGGTCGTCGCGATCTACCAGTGGGGCTGGCTGTCGGGGGTGTTCGGCGTCGAGACGCCGGGACCGATCCTCAACTTCCTGCCCACGATCCTCGTCGGCATCCTGTTCGGCCTCGCGATGGACTACCAGCTCTTCCTCGGCTCGGGGATGCGCGAGGCGTACGCGCACGGCGCCCCGGCGCGCGTCGCGATCGTCCAGGGCGTGCGCGCGGGCCGGGCCGTCGTGACCGCGGCGGCGATCATCATGATCTCCGTCTTCGGCGGGTTCGTCTTCTCGCACAGCGCGATGATCCGGCCCATCGGGTTCGCGCTCGCGTTCGGCGTGCTGGTCGACGCGTTCGTCGTGCGGATGCTGCTCGTCCCGGCGCTCATGCACCTCGTGGGCGACAAGGCGTGGTGGCTCCCCCGGTGGCTCGACCGCATCCTGCCCGACGTCGACGTCGAGGGCGCCGCCCTGGAGCGCCGCCACCCGCACCACGAGACCCCCGTCGATTCCCCGGAGCCCGCACGCAGCTGA
- a CDS encoding TetR family transcriptional regulator — translation MPLPSATEPSGVPAPDLATDPATGPATDRRAALRARHRRAIVDAAASLMEENGGARFTVDDLAARADVARRTIFNHFASLDDVVVEVCEDVLGTVVDALGASAADPGTDRTTPLDDVTAALRGTDLVGPMAYLTRALGGTATEPTPRVTTMVVRTFTHLAERLVAETTRRHPDVDPLEIEMLVGALMAGVLVIQRRWWAATGATDDDASRRVWADLLDRLVDRVRAGWASPA, via the coding sequence GTGCCCCTCCCCTCCGCGACCGAGCCGTCGGGCGTGCCCGCGCCCGACCTGGCGACCGACCCTGCGACCGGCCCCGCGACCGATCGCCGCGCCGCGCTGCGCGCGCGGCACCGCCGCGCGATCGTCGATGCCGCCGCGTCGCTCATGGAGGAGAACGGGGGCGCCCGGTTCACGGTCGACGACCTGGCCGCACGCGCCGACGTCGCGCGGCGCACGATCTTCAACCACTTCGCCTCCTTGGACGACGTCGTCGTCGAGGTGTGCGAGGACGTGCTGGGCACCGTGGTCGACGCGCTCGGGGCGAGCGCGGCCGATCCCGGGACCGACCGCACGACCCCGCTCGACGACGTCACCGCGGCGCTCCGCGGCACGGACCTCGTCGGCCCGATGGCCTACCTCACGCGCGCCCTCGGCGGCACCGCGACCGAGCCCACCCCGCGTGTCACGACGATGGTCGTGCGCACGTTCACCCACCTCGCCGAGCGCCTGGTCGCCGAGACCACGCGGCGGCACCCCGACGTCGACCCGCTCGAGATCGAGATGCTCGTCGGCGCGCTCATGGCCGGCGTCCTGGTGATCCAGCGCCGCTGGTGGGCCGCGACCGGCGCCACCGACGACGACGCCTCGCGCCGCGTGTGGGCCGACCTCCTCGACCGCCTCGTCGACCGCGTGCGCGCGGGCTGGGCGAGCCCCGCCTGA
- a CDS encoding LLM class flavin-dependent oxidoreductase yields MSDPRPARTLHLGVDLTDAGAHPAAWRTVGSQAQRLFDAKRLVELVATAQRGQLDLVTLDDAFTLQPSRNGSVRGRLDAALVASRLAPRSAGIGLVPTVTTTHTEPFHVSKAIATIDHVSSGRAGWQVGWSTTPAEAAAFGRKGAQDEPDAVAEADEAVEVVTRLWDSWEDDAEIRDVATGRFVDREKLHYVDHEGIRFAVKGPSITPRPPQGQPPVVVRADTPASLDLAARRADVVRVRAATRDEAVALRSQVRDAAADAGRDPDALRVLVDAYVVVGDTRASAQARLDLLEDLEGVSWDTDSLTHVGTARDLAVTVEEWVHAGAADGFLLRPSSLSTDLDAIVDGVVPLLQGAGLFRTAYPGTTLRDTLGLPLPANRYAAIA; encoded by the coding sequence ATGTCCGACCCCCGCCCCGCCCGCACCCTCCACCTCGGCGTCGACCTCACCGACGCCGGCGCGCACCCCGCCGCCTGGCGGACCGTGGGCTCCCAGGCCCAGCGACTCTTCGACGCCAAGCGCCTCGTCGAGCTCGTGGCCACGGCCCAGCGCGGCCAGCTCGACCTCGTCACGCTCGACGACGCGTTCACGCTCCAGCCGAGCCGCAACGGGTCCGTGCGGGGCCGCCTCGACGCCGCGCTCGTCGCGTCCCGGCTCGCGCCCCGCAGCGCGGGCATCGGCCTCGTCCCGACCGTCACCACCACGCACACCGAGCCGTTCCACGTGTCCAAGGCGATCGCGACGATCGACCACGTGAGCTCCGGGCGCGCGGGGTGGCAGGTCGGGTGGTCCACGACCCCGGCCGAGGCCGCGGCCTTCGGGCGCAAGGGCGCCCAGGACGAGCCCGACGCCGTGGCCGAGGCGGACGAGGCGGTCGAGGTCGTCACGCGCCTCTGGGACTCGTGGGAGGACGACGCCGAGATCCGCGACGTCGCGACGGGCCGGTTCGTGGACCGCGAGAAGCTCCACTACGTCGACCACGAGGGCATCCGGTTCGCCGTCAAGGGGCCGTCGATCACGCCGCGCCCGCCGCAGGGCCAGCCGCCCGTCGTCGTGCGGGCGGACACGCCCGCGTCGCTCGACCTCGCGGCCCGCCGGGCCGACGTCGTCCGGGTCCGCGCGGCGACCCGCGACGAGGCCGTCGCGCTCCGGTCGCAGGTGCGCGACGCGGCCGCGGACGCCGGGCGCGACCCCGACGCGCTGCGGGTCCTCGTCGACGCCTACGTCGTCGTCGGCGACACGCGCGCGAGCGCGCAGGCCCGCCTCGACCTGCTCGAGGACCTCGAGGGCGTCTCGTGGGACACCGACTCGCTCACGCACGTCGGCACGGCGCGCGACCTCGCCGTCACGGTCGAGGAGTGGGTGCACGCCGGTGCCGCCGACGGCTTCCTGCTGCGGCCGTCGTCGCTGAGCACGGACCTCGACGCGATCGTCGACGGCGTGGTGCCGCTGCTCCAGGGCGCGGGCCTGTTCCGCACCGCCTACCCCGGGACGACGCTGCGCGACACGCTCGGCCTCCCGCTCCCCGCCAACCGCTACGCGGCGATCGCCTGA
- a CDS encoding NtaA/DmoA family FMN-dependent monooxygenase (This protein belongs to a clade of FMN-dependent monooxygenases, within a broader family of flavin-dependent oxidoreductases, the luciferase-like monooxygenase (LMM) family, some of whose members use coenzyme F420 rather than FMN.), translating into MSTRPRKQIHLGAHFPGVNNTTVWSDPRSRSQIDFASFEHLARRAEDAKLDFFFLAEGLRLREHKGRIHDLDVVGRPDTLPVLAALAAVTDRLGLAGTINTTFNEPWELAKQFATLDLLSEGRAAWNLVTSPDAFTGANFRRGGYLPYPERYARAAEVVEVARALWDSWDDDAVLADRIAGEFLRPGSVRPVAHHGTYADVVGLFETPRGPQGHPVLFQAGDSADGRDFAAATADVVFSAHSTFDAGRAFYEDVKGRLAAHGRERDSLKILPATVVVLGDTPAEAEERAREIRLQQVSGPTAIAFLEQVWGRDLEAYDPEGPLPDVEPDTENLSITRGRVRHAKDPAAVAAAWREQAEANGWSIRELVIQVTSRGGFVGTPQQVADDIDRHVQEDASDGFILVPHLTPGGLDDVFDQVVPLLQERGSFRTEYEGTTLREHLGLARPVTAPRAADPEPSAASAELVGRP; encoded by the coding sequence ATGAGCACGCGCCCCCGCAAGCAGATCCACCTCGGCGCCCACTTCCCGGGCGTCAACAACACCACCGTCTGGAGCGACCCCCGCTCGCGCAGCCAGATCGACTTCGCCTCGTTCGAGCACCTCGCCCGCCGCGCCGAGGACGCCAAGCTCGACTTCTTCTTCCTCGCCGAGGGGCTGCGCCTGCGCGAGCACAAGGGCCGCATCCACGACCTCGACGTCGTGGGTCGCCCCGACACGCTGCCCGTGCTCGCCGCGCTCGCGGCGGTCACGGACCGCCTCGGCCTCGCGGGCACGATCAACACGACGTTCAACGAGCCGTGGGAGCTCGCGAAGCAGTTCGCGACGCTCGACCTGCTCTCCGAGGGCCGCGCGGCCTGGAACCTCGTGACGAGCCCCGACGCCTTCACGGGCGCCAACTTCCGCCGCGGCGGGTACCTGCCCTACCCCGAGCGCTACGCCCGGGCGGCCGAGGTCGTCGAGGTCGCGCGCGCCCTGTGGGACTCGTGGGACGACGACGCCGTGCTGGCCGACCGGATCGCGGGCGAGTTCCTGCGCCCCGGGTCGGTGCGGCCGGTCGCGCACCACGGGACGTACGCGGACGTCGTCGGGCTGTTCGAGACGCCGCGCGGACCGCAGGGGCACCCCGTCCTGTTCCAGGCCGGCGACTCCGCCGACGGGCGCGACTTCGCCGCCGCGACCGCCGACGTCGTGTTCTCCGCGCACTCGACGTTCGACGCCGGGCGCGCGTTCTACGAGGACGTCAAGGGACGGCTCGCGGCCCACGGGCGCGAGCGCGACTCCCTGAAGATCCTGCCCGCGACCGTCGTCGTGCTGGGCGACACGCCCGCCGAGGCCGAGGAGCGCGCTCGCGAGATCCGGCTCCAGCAGGTCTCCGGGCCGACGGCCATCGCGTTCCTCGAGCAGGTCTGGGGCCGCGACCTCGAGGCGTACGACCCCGAGGGGCCGCTGCCCGACGTCGAGCCCGACACGGAGAACCTGTCGATCACGCGGGGCCGCGTGCGGCACGCGAAGGACCCGGCGGCGGTCGCCGCGGCGTGGCGCGAGCAGGCCGAGGCGAACGGGTGGTCGATCCGCGAGCTCGTCATCCAGGTGACGTCGCGCGGCGGCTTCGTCGGCACGCCGCAGCAGGTCGCGGACGACATCGACCGCCACGTCCAGGAGGACGCGTCCGACGGTTTCATCCTCGTCCCGCACCTCACGCCGGGCGGGCTCGACGACGTGTTCGACCAGGTCGTCCCGCTGCTCCAGGAGCGCGGCTCGTTCCGCACGGAGTACGAGGGCACGACCCTGCGCGAGCACCTCGGCCTCGCGCGGCCCGTCACCGCGCCGCGCGCCGCCGACCCCGAGCCCTCGGCGGCCTCCGCCGAGCTCGTCGGCCGACCGTAG
- a CDS encoding DUF1684 domain-containing protein, with protein sequence MSQSTLTATGTVADDPAAPGTADEAHDAAAWAAWHAEREEGLRPPHGWLSLVAYHWLPAEPAALPGVPGLWWADADGAHHRADEGGAVRATTGDSVGTVVVTEGGSSVAGTFLPDGRDAGDPADGGETREVAVEVVRRTGRYAVRLRDPLAPARTGFDGVPTFAYDPAWVVDAAVRWYDAPRPVVVGAARPGLVHHVSTVGEVDLVVERDGVSHRATLVLTGKAGGAVTLLFSDEALHLDEAVAPWRVLWVDADVAPGAEGRVRLDLNRAINLPYAFSDFGTCPAPVEGNHVPFAVTAGERAPR encoded by the coding sequence ATGAGCCAGAGCACGCTGACCGCCACGGGCACCGTGGCCGACGACCCCGCCGCCCCCGGGACGGCCGACGAGGCGCACGACGCCGCCGCGTGGGCGGCATGGCACGCCGAGCGCGAGGAGGGGCTCCGGCCGCCGCACGGCTGGCTGAGCCTCGTCGCGTACCACTGGCTCCCGGCCGAGCCCGCCGCGCTGCCCGGCGTGCCCGGGCTCTGGTGGGCCGACGCCGACGGCGCGCACCACCGCGCGGACGAGGGCGGCGCCGTCCGGGCGACGACGGGCGACTCCGTCGGGACCGTGGTCGTCACGGAGGGTGGGTCCTCGGTCGCGGGCACGTTCCTGCCGGACGGCCGGGACGCGGGCGACCCGGCGGACGGGGGCGAGACGCGCGAGGTCGCGGTGGAGGTCGTGCGCCGCACGGGCCGGTACGCCGTCCGGCTGCGCGACCCGCTCGCTCCGGCCCGGACGGGGTTCGACGGCGTCCCGACGTTCGCCTACGACCCCGCCTGGGTCGTGGACGCGGCGGTGCGCTGGTACGACGCGCCGCGGCCCGTCGTCGTCGGCGCCGCGCGCCCCGGGCTGGTGCACCACGTGAGCACGGTCGGCGAGGTCGACCTCGTGGTCGAGCGTGACGGGGTCTCCCACCGCGCGACGCTCGTCCTCACGGGCAAGGCCGGCGGCGCGGTGACGCTGCTGTTCAGCGACGAGGCCCTGCACCTCGACGAGGCCGTCGCGCCCTGGCGCGTGCTGTGGGTGGACGCCGACGTGGCGCCCGGCGCCGAGGGGCGCGTGCGCCTCGACCTCAACCGGGCGATCAACCTCCCGTACGCGTTCAGCGACTTCGGGACCTGCCCGGCGCCGGTCGAGGGCAACCACGTGCCGTTCGCCGTCACCGCGGGCGAGAGGGCACCCCGGTGA
- a CDS encoding GNAT family N-acetyltransferase, whose translation MHDPLVRPLLDELSHEYWTRYQRVLSAEELRAEMEHYPAQDFAAPHGELVLVLEDGEPVAGGAFRRRTEQELGDPARLARQSARRSDGSPAVRTAELKRIWTHSAHRRRGLARLVLAELERRAVERGYRRVYLTTGPRQPEAAGLYLATGYTPLFDTGTDPEEIGPLAFEKWLEVAS comes from the coding sequence ATGCACGACCCGCTCGTGCGGCCGCTGCTCGACGAGCTCTCCCACGAGTACTGGACGCGGTACCAGCGCGTGCTGAGCGCCGAGGAGCTCCGCGCCGAGATGGAGCACTACCCCGCGCAGGACTTCGCGGCGCCGCACGGCGAGCTCGTGCTGGTGCTGGAGGACGGCGAGCCGGTCGCGGGCGGCGCGTTCCGCCGTCGGACCGAGCAGGAGCTCGGTGACCCGGCACGCCTCGCCCGGCAGTCCGCGCGGCGCAGCGACGGGTCGCCCGCCGTGCGCACCGCCGAGCTCAAGCGGATCTGGACGCACTCGGCGCACCGGCGCCGCGGGCTGGCGCGCCTCGTGCTGGCGGAGCTGGAGCGCCGCGCCGTCGAGCGCGGCTACCGGCGCGTGTACCTCACGACGGGCCCGCGCCAGCCCGAGGCCGCCGGCCTGTACCTCGCGACCGGCTACACGCCCCTGTTCGACACCGGGACCGATCCCGAGGAGATCGGCCCGCTCGCCTTCGAGAAGTGGTTGGAGGTCGCGTCATGA
- a CDS encoding amino acid ABC transporter permease: MSTVSLPQDESRQLAPPSGRHPADRSGGVEDALPLESLRIVPARHPGRWAATAGVAVLLAMVVSSLVTNDRWEWGVVAQYLTWPSILEGAWATIRLTLVASVVGFALGTVLALMRLSRSPLLQSVSWTYTWVFRSVPLLLQLLLWYNLAYLYPYLSVGIPFGPEFLYFDTLSVIDKFWAAILGLGLSQAAYSAEIVRAGILSVDQGQQEAAASLGIPKRRQVSRIILPQAMRSIIPTAVNEVIGLLKGTSIVYVLAYGELFYIVSVIYGRNGRVVPLLIVASIWYLVLTTLITVVQYYVERHYAKGAVRTLPPTPLQKARWTVLVWASRLSGRPVPDSVPPAYAARARVGVLTRTARTAGGAA; the protein is encoded by the coding sequence ATGAGCACCGTGTCGCTCCCGCAGGACGAGTCCCGGCAGCTCGCGCCGCCGTCGGGCCGGCACCCCGCCGACCGGAGCGGCGGTGTCGAGGACGCGCTGCCGCTCGAGAGCCTGCGCATCGTCCCCGCGCGGCACCCGGGCCGCTGGGCCGCGACGGCCGGCGTCGCGGTGCTGCTCGCCATGGTCGTCAGCTCGCTCGTGACGAACGACCGCTGGGAGTGGGGCGTCGTCGCGCAGTACCTCACGTGGCCGTCGATCCTCGAGGGCGCGTGGGCGACGATCCGGCTCACGCTCGTCGCGTCGGTCGTCGGGTTCGCGCTCGGCACGGTCCTCGCGCTCATGCGCCTCTCGCGCTCGCCGCTCCTCCAGTCGGTGTCGTGGACGTACACGTGGGTGTTCCGGTCGGTGCCGCTGCTGCTGCAGCTCCTGCTCTGGTACAACCTCGCGTACCTCTACCCGTACCTCAGCGTCGGCATCCCCTTCGGGCCCGAGTTCCTGTACTTCGACACGCTGTCCGTGATCGACAAGTTCTGGGCCGCGATCCTCGGGCTCGGGCTCTCGCAGGCCGCGTACTCGGCGGAGATCGTGCGGGCCGGGATCCTCTCGGTCGACCAGGGGCAGCAGGAGGCCGCCGCGTCGCTCGGCATCCCCAAGCGGCGCCAGGTGAGCCGCATCATCCTGCCGCAGGCGATGCGCTCCATCATCCCGACGGCCGTCAACGAGGTGATCGGGCTGCTCAAGGGCACGTCGATCGTCTACGTGCTGGCGTACGGCGAGCTGTTCTACATCGTCAGCGTCATCTACGGCCGCAACGGCCGCGTCGTGCCGCTGCTCATCGTCGCGTCGATCTGGTACCTCGTGCTCACCACGCTCATCACGGTCGTCCAGTACTACGTCGAGCGGCACTACGCGAAGGGTGCCGTACGCACGCTGCCGCCGACGCCGCTGCAGAAGGCGCGCTGGACCGTCCTGGTCTGGGCGTCGCGGCTCTCCGGCCGGCCCGTGCCCGACTCCGTCCCGCCCGCGTACGCGGCCCGCGCCCGCGTGGGCGTGCTGACGCGCACCGCGCGCACGGCGGGAGGTGCGGCATGA
- a CDS encoding amino acid ABC transporter ATP-binding protein: MSAVVATTDVATAGLVEIHGVHKSFGTLEVLRDVSLTVPPGSVTVVLGPSGSGKSTLLRAINHLEKVDKGFISLDGELIGYRRKGNTLRELKEREILGQRTQIGFVFQSFNLFPHLTALENVVEAPVSAQRRRREDVEPEARALLERVGLADKADARPRQLSGGQQQRVAIARALALRPKVLLFDEPTSALDPELVGEVLEVIKDVASTGTTLVVVTHEIGFAREVADTVVFMDDGVVVEQGTPAEVLDHPRHDRTRAFLQKVL; encoded by the coding sequence ATGAGCGCCGTCGTCGCGACCACCGACGTCGCGACCGCCGGGCTCGTCGAGATCCACGGCGTCCACAAGAGCTTCGGCACCCTCGAGGTGCTGCGCGACGTGTCGCTCACCGTCCCGCCCGGGTCCGTGACGGTCGTGCTCGGCCCGTCCGGCTCCGGGAAGTCGACGCTGCTGCGCGCGATCAACCACCTGGAGAAGGTCGACAAGGGGTTCATCTCGCTCGACGGCGAGCTCATCGGGTACCGCCGCAAGGGCAACACCCTGCGCGAGCTCAAGGAGCGCGAGATCCTCGGCCAGCGCACCCAGATCGGGTTCGTCTTCCAGAGCTTCAACCTGTTCCCGCACCTCACCGCGCTCGAGAACGTCGTCGAGGCGCCGGTCTCGGCGCAGCGGCGCCGCCGCGAGGACGTCGAGCCCGAGGCCCGCGCGCTGCTCGAGCGCGTCGGGCTCGCGGACAAGGCCGACGCGCGGCCGCGCCAGCTCTCCGGCGGGCAGCAGCAGCGCGTCGCCATCGCCCGCGCGCTCGCGCTGCGGCCCAAGGTGCTGCTGTTCGACGAGCCGACCTCGGCGCTCGACCCCGAGCTCGTGGGGGAGGTGCTCGAGGTCATCAAGGACGTCGCGAGCACCGGCACGACGCTCGTCGTCGTCACGCACGAGATCGGCTTCGCCCGCGAGGTCGCCGACACCGTCGTGTTCATGGACGACGGCGTCGTCGTGGAGCAGGGCACGCCCGCCGAGGTGCTCGACCACCCGCGCCACGACCGCACCCGGGCCTTCCTCCAGAAGGTCCTCTGA
- a CDS encoding ABC transporter substrate-binding protein, which yields MTATTTRARAPRALAALAVVPLLALAACSGVSTEAPAAADEGAASSDGTTESTTSVSDALDVSTSPDQDRIRTTESAEAVALLPDAWKDKDELVVAISAGAAPPLGFLADDDETPIGNETDIAQLVADALGKDLRLEVKAWADWPLALGSGDVDAVISNVTVTEERKETIDFSTYRNDELGWLVGADSDITSITKREDIAGKVVAVGSGTNQEKIVLEWDRLNQEDGLEPIQGPEYYEQFSDVLLALQSGRIETYVGPNASLAYQAAISPQDFRVVGTLNGGWPDTAQIAVATKKGNEVAPAITAAINHAIEDGTYLQVLQRWGLESEAVEESQTNPPGLPKTE from the coding sequence GTGACCGCAACGACCACCCGCGCCCGCGCCCCCCGCGCGCTCGCCGCCCTCGCCGTCGTGCCCCTGCTGGCGCTCGCGGCCTGCTCCGGGGTGAGCACCGAGGCCCCGGCCGCCGCGGACGAGGGCGCGGCCTCCTCCGACGGCACGACGGAGAGCACGACGTCCGTCTCGGACGCCCTCGACGTGAGCACGAGCCCCGACCAGGACCGCATCCGCACCACCGAGTCGGCCGAGGCCGTCGCGCTCCTCCCGGACGCCTGGAAGGACAAGGACGAGCTCGTCGTCGCGATCTCCGCGGGCGCGGCGCCGCCGCTCGGCTTCCTCGCCGACGACGACGAGACGCCCATCGGCAACGAGACCGACATCGCGCAGCTCGTCGCCGACGCGCTCGGCAAGGACCTACGCCTGGAGGTCAAGGCCTGGGCGGACTGGCCGCTCGCGCTCGGCTCAGGCGACGTCGACGCCGTGATCTCCAACGTCACGGTGACCGAGGAGCGCAAGGAGACCATCGACTTCTCCACGTACCGCAACGACGAGCTCGGCTGGCTCGTGGGCGCCGACTCCGACATCACGTCGATCACGAAGCGCGAGGACATCGCGGGCAAGGTCGTCGCCGTCGGCTCCGGGACGAACCAGGAGAAGATCGTGCTCGAGTGGGACCGCCTCAACCAGGAGGACGGCCTCGAGCCCATCCAGGGCCCCGAGTACTACGAGCAGTTCTCCGACGTCCTGCTCGCGCTCCAGTCCGGGCGCATCGAGACGTACGTCGGGCCCAACGCGTCGCTCGCGTACCAGGCGGCGATCTCCCCGCAGGACTTCAGGGTCGTCGGCACGCTCAACGGCGGCTGGCCCGACACCGCGCAGATCGCCGTCGCCACGAAGAAGGGCAACGAGGTGGCCCCGGCCATCACCGCCGCGATCAACCACGCCATCGAGGACGGCACGTACCTCCAGGTGCTGCAGCGGTGGGGCCTGGAGTCCGAGGCCGTCGAGGAGTCGCAGACCAACCCGCCCGGCCTCCCGAAGACGGAGTGA